One segment of Panicum virgatum strain AP13 chromosome 3K, P.virgatum_v5, whole genome shotgun sequence DNA contains the following:
- the LOC120697902 gene encoding ER membrane protein complex subunit 6-like has product MCKISSTHPRGESGRPSRNLAAPDSASASASESRKYRKTVKAMAAAGGVSSDDVPILQTENLTSNVKSIYYSRTFLSIIGGVVAGIWGFTGLMGFVFYFLIMMVSSIGLLAKSKFSVQTYFDSWSRISIEGVFGGLMSFVLFWSFAYDIVHIF; this is encoded by the exons ATGTGCAAAATATCATCAACACATCCCCGTGGAGAGTCGGGCCGCCCAAGCCGAAATCTCGCCGCCCCagactccgcctccgcctccgcctccgaaTCTCGCAAGTACCGAAAAACGGTcaaggcgatggcggcggccggcggcgtttCCTCCGACGATGTTCCGATCCTCCAGACGGAGAACCTCACCAGCAACGTCAAGTCCATCTACTACAG TCGAACATTCTTGTCGATCATTGGTGGAGTTGTTGCTGGAATCTGGGGATTCACAGGCCTGATGGGATTTGTCTTCTACTTTCTGATAATGATGGTCTCATCAATTGGGCTTTTAGCAAAGTCAAAGTTTTCAGTGCAGACATACTTCGATAGTTGGAGCAGGATTTCAATCGAAGGAGTTTTTGGCGGCCTCATG TCCTTCGTGCTGTTTTGGTC ATTTGCTTATGACATTGTTCACATATTCTGA
- the LOC120697903 gene encoding 50S ribosomal protein L7/L12-like → MAASMLRSGHRLFLRRQRLSAAFSTASAEELIDVCKLPTDYDLSTFDPSSPSRPPPSDRVWRLVEDVSSLTLAESAALSSLLLRRLDIPSAPPIAILNSAAGLGGGGGGGTAGAAGEKAAAAAEKTIFELRLEAFDAASKIKVIKEIRSFTDLGLKEAKELVEKAPAVIKGGVSKEDAEAIVERMKAVGAKVVMD, encoded by the coding sequence atggccgcctccaTGCTCCGCTCCGGCCACCGACTCTTCCTccgccgccagcgcctctcTGCGGCATTCTCCACCGCCTCGGCCGAGGAGCTCATCGACGTCTGCAAGCTTCCCACCGACTACGACCTCTCCACCTTTGACCCATCCTCCCCGTCCCGGCCGCCTCCGTCCGACCGCGTGTGGCGCCTCGTCGAGGACGTCTCCTCCCTCACCCTCGCGGAGTCCgccgctctctcctctctccttctccGCCGCCTTGACATACCCTCGGCACCCCCCATCGCCATCCTCAACTCCGCTGCggggcttggcggcggcggcggcggcggcacggccggcGCGGCTGGAGAGAAGGCTGCGGCGGCAGCCGAGAAGACGATCTTCGAGCTGCGGCTGGAGGCGTTCGACGCGGCGAGCAAGATCAAGGTGATCAAGGAGATCCGGTCGTTCACTGACCTGGGGCTGAAGGAAGCCAAGGAGCTGGTGGAGAAGGCGCCTGCGGTGATCAAGGGCGGCGTATCCAAGGAGGATGCTGAGGCGATCGTCGAGCGAATGAAGGCTGTTGGAGCCAAGGTTGTCATGGACTGA